A DNA window from Ornithinimicrobium humiphilum contains the following coding sequences:
- a CDS encoding SDR family NAD(P)-dependent oxidoreductase has translation MQLATTAAVVTGGASGLGAATAATLAAKGATVYALDLPGSIERAPSVEGVTYLATDVCDPEQVEASVATAASGDAPLRTVVNCAGIVTSQRILGRSGHHDLGLFARTVQVNLVGTFNVLTLAAARIAETEPDADGQRGVIVNTASVAAFEGQVGQAAYAASKGGIVGLNISAARDLAQHGIRVNTIAPGIVDTPMLAQVTEEFRAGLAKGVPFPQRLARPDEYAQLAVFLVEHDYINGEVVRMDGALRMAPR, from the coding sequence ATGCAGCTCGCCACCACCGCCGCCGTCGTCACCGGAGGCGCCTCCGGCCTGGGGGCCGCCACCGCTGCCACCCTCGCCGCGAAGGGCGCCACCGTCTACGCCCTCGACCTGCCCGGATCCATCGAGCGAGCACCCTCGGTCGAGGGCGTGACCTACCTGGCGACCGACGTCTGCGACCCCGAGCAGGTCGAGGCCTCCGTCGCGACGGCCGCCTCCGGCGACGCGCCGCTGCGCACCGTGGTCAACTGCGCCGGCATCGTCACCTCCCAGCGCATCCTGGGCCGCTCGGGGCACCACGACCTGGGGCTCTTCGCCCGGACCGTGCAGGTCAACCTGGTCGGCACCTTCAACGTCCTCACCCTCGCCGCGGCCCGGATCGCCGAGACCGAGCCGGACGCCGACGGCCAGCGCGGCGTGATCGTCAACACCGCCTCGGTCGCCGCCTTCGAGGGCCAGGTCGGGCAGGCCGCCTACGCCGCCTCCAAGGGCGGGATCGTGGGCCTGAACATCTCCGCCGCGCGGGACCTCGCGCAGCACGGCATCCGCGTCAACACCATCGCGCCGGGCATCGTCGACACCCCGATGCTCGCCCAGGTCACCGAGGAGTTCCGGGCCGGCCTCGCCAAGGGCGTGCCCTTCCCGCAGCGCCTGGCCCGCCCCGACGAGTACGCCCAGCTGGCGGTCTTCCTCGTCGAGCACGACTACATCAACGGGGAGGTCGTCCGGATGGACGGCGCCCTCCGCATGGCTCCTCGCTGA
- a CDS encoding aldehyde dehydrogenase, with amino-acid sequence MTTVTEGLDVRVPGLDKLFIGGHWVDPATDRMVDVVMPSTEEVITQVADPSPADADRAVAAAREAYDRGPWPRMTPQERIEACTRLADELEARLDEMNRAWTFEAGAPKFHGDMINSGAGRMVWRYAIQQAENVVWEEKRTSIMGETLVVREPMGVVLGILTYNGPVVLMGMKIIPALLAGNCVIIKHAPESPLTSRLVAEAVEAAGLPEGVVSILPAGVETTQHLVGHPDVDMVHITAGTEIAKDVVRRTADSLTRTALELGGKSPAIILPDADLDAVMQTLPDGACGFNGQVCVALSRVLAPRSRYDEVVDRLAEAYTRINAGIGDPFDPATTRGPLAVKRAVERCEHYVKVALEEGATLVVGGKRPDHLDRGYYFEQTLLRDVDNSMRIAQEEIFGPVTVVIPYDTVDEAIDIANDTIYGLAASVYSSDEDQALAVARRIYAGGVAINLAGVSLCEPFGGYKQSGWGKECGLEGILEFTQIKQILLRGSYSEM; translated from the coding sequence ATGACAACCGTGACAGAGGGCCTGGACGTGCGCGTCCCCGGCCTCGACAAGCTGTTCATCGGCGGCCACTGGGTCGACCCCGCCACCGACCGGATGGTCGACGTGGTGATGCCCTCCACCGAGGAGGTCATCACCCAGGTGGCCGACCCGTCCCCCGCCGACGCCGACCGGGCCGTCGCCGCGGCGCGGGAGGCCTACGACCGCGGCCCGTGGCCGCGGATGACGCCGCAGGAGCGCATCGAGGCCTGCACCCGGCTGGCCGACGAGCTGGAGGCGCGCCTCGACGAGATGAACCGGGCCTGGACCTTCGAGGCGGGCGCCCCGAAGTTCCACGGCGACATGATCAACAGCGGCGCCGGCCGCATGGTCTGGCGCTACGCCATCCAGCAGGCCGAGAACGTCGTCTGGGAGGAGAAGCGCACCTCCATCATGGGCGAGACCCTCGTCGTGCGGGAGCCCATGGGCGTCGTGCTCGGCATCCTCACCTACAACGGGCCGGTGGTCCTCATGGGGATGAAGATCATCCCCGCCCTGCTCGCGGGCAACTGCGTGATCATCAAGCACGCCCCCGAGTCGCCGCTGACCAGCCGTCTGGTCGCCGAGGCGGTCGAGGCCGCCGGGCTTCCGGAGGGCGTCGTCAGCATCCTCCCCGCCGGCGTGGAGACCACCCAGCACCTGGTCGGCCACCCGGACGTCGACATGGTCCACATCACGGCCGGCACCGAGATCGCCAAGGACGTCGTGCGCCGCACCGCCGACAGCCTGACCCGGACCGCGCTCGAGCTCGGCGGCAAGTCGCCGGCGATCATCCTCCCGGACGCCGACCTGGACGCCGTCATGCAGACGCTGCCCGACGGCGCCTGCGGCTTCAACGGCCAGGTCTGCGTCGCGCTGAGCCGCGTCCTGGCTCCGCGCAGCCGCTACGACGAGGTCGTCGACCGGCTGGCCGAGGCCTACACCCGCATCAACGCGGGGATCGGCGACCCCTTCGACCCCGCGACCACCCGCGGCCCGCTGGCCGTCAAGCGGGCCGTCGAGCGCTGCGAGCACTACGTCAAGGTCGCGCTCGAGGAGGGCGCCACGCTCGTGGTGGGCGGCAAGCGTCCGGACCACCTCGACCGTGGCTACTACTTCGAGCAGACCCTGCTGCGCGATGTCGACAACTCCATGCGGATCGCCCAGGAAGAGATCTTCGGCCCGGTCACGGTCGTGATCCCCTACGACACCGTCGACGAGGCGATCGACATCGCCAACGACACGATCTACGGGCTCGCGGCGTCGGTCTACTCCTCCGACGAGGACCAGGCCCTGGCCGTGGCGCGTCGCATCTACGCCGGCGGCGTGGCCATCAACCTCGCCGGCGTCAGCCTCTGCGAGCCATTCGGCGGCTACAAGCAGTCCGGCTGGGGCAAGGAGTGCGGCCTCGAGGGCATCCTCGAGTTCACCCAGATCAAGCAGATCCTGCTCCGCGGCAGCTACAGCGAGATGTAG
- a CDS encoding thiolase family protein, which produces MDPQKIVLVDGARTPVGRFGGALKDVPAHELGARATVAALERAGVDGADVQEVVMGCIGQVGPDAYNARRVAITAGLPASTPAFTVNRLCGSGLQAIWSAAMEMRWNGLDVTVAGGDESMSRMPFYDFGARAGYRLGDRTLVDGTVMMLTDPFHGIHMGVTAEKVAERYGVSRQEQDEFAAESQRRAATDAARTAFAEEIVPVEIGGRRPVTVEVDEHPKPDTTVESLAALRPAFTPDGTVTAGNASGINDGAAAVVLATEQAAAERGLTPLVALEAVATGAMEPDLMGYAPVLALRSLFEKTGLGPSDVDVVELNEAFASQAVAVVRDAGLDPARVNPYGGAIALGHPVGATGAILSLRVARDLVRRDLETGIVTMCIGGGQALAALFRRV; this is translated from the coding sequence ATGGACCCCCAGAAGATCGTGCTCGTCGACGGGGCACGCACCCCGGTTGGCCGCTTCGGCGGCGCCCTCAAGGACGTTCCCGCCCACGAGCTGGGCGCCCGCGCCACCGTCGCCGCTCTCGAGCGGGCCGGGGTCGACGGCGCCGACGTGCAGGAGGTCGTCATGGGCTGCATCGGCCAGGTCGGGCCGGACGCCTACAACGCCCGGCGGGTGGCGATCACCGCCGGCCTGCCAGCCTCCACCCCTGCGTTCACCGTCAACCGGCTGTGCGGCTCGGGCCTGCAGGCGATCTGGTCCGCCGCCATGGAGATGCGGTGGAACGGCCTCGACGTCACCGTCGCCGGCGGCGACGAGTCGATGTCGCGGATGCCCTTCTACGACTTCGGCGCCCGCGCCGGCTACCGGCTCGGCGACCGCACCCTGGTCGACGGCACCGTGATGATGCTGACCGACCCCTTCCACGGCATCCACATGGGCGTCACGGCCGAGAAGGTCGCCGAGCGATATGGCGTGTCCCGGCAGGAGCAGGACGAGTTCGCCGCCGAGTCGCAGCGCCGCGCGGCGACCGACGCTGCGCGGACCGCCTTCGCCGAGGAGATCGTCCCGGTCGAGATCGGCGGTCGCCGGCCCGTGACCGTCGAGGTCGACGAGCACCCCAAGCCCGACACCACCGTCGAGTCGCTGGCAGCCCTCCGGCCGGCCTTCACCCCCGACGGCACCGTGACCGCGGGCAACGCCTCGGGCATCAACGACGGCGCCGCGGCCGTGGTGCTGGCCACCGAGCAGGCCGCCGCGGAGCGGGGCCTGACGCCGCTGGTCGCGCTCGAGGCGGTCGCCACCGGCGCGATGGAGCCCGACCTCATGGGCTACGCCCCGGTGCTGGCCCTGCGCTCGCTCTTCGAGAAGACCGGGCTCGGCCCGTCCGACGTGGACGTCGTGGAGCTCAACGAGGCCTTCGCCTCCCAGGCCGTCGCCGTCGTCCGGGACGCGGGACTCGACCCGGCGCGGGTCAACCCCTACGGCGGGGCGATCGCCCTGGGGCACCCCGTCGGCGCCACCGGCGCGATCCTGTCGCTGCGCGTCGCCCGCGACCTGGTCCGCCGCGACCTCGAGACCGGCATCGTCACCATGTGCATCGGCGGCGGCCAGGCCCTGGCCGCGCTCTTCCGGAGGGTGTGA
- a CDS encoding enoyl-CoA hydratase/isomerase family protein yields MTLVSYSCTDGVAHLRLERPASANAFDLDTTREFRQAVDRAADDPDVRAVLVSGDGPRFCAGGDVASFVAADDPPAYIHQLASELDQAFAALAAMAKPVAAAVQGAVAGAGLGLLLSADVAVAAPGTKFVFAYPGIGFTPDCGVSWLLPRAVGSQRALELALTGRVLDAATAQDWGLVAMVDEDPLGRACVLASSWAKGPAVALGRTRQLLRQGWESDRTSTGAREADTISDAVRGEEAQRLIAAFVAGRRSGS; encoded by the coding sequence ATGACCCTCGTGAGCTACTCCTGCACCGACGGCGTCGCGCACCTGCGCCTGGAGCGGCCGGCTTCGGCCAACGCCTTCGACCTCGACACGACGCGCGAGTTCCGGCAGGCCGTGGACCGCGCGGCCGACGACCCCGACGTCCGGGCCGTGCTCGTCTCGGGCGACGGGCCCCGCTTCTGCGCCGGCGGCGACGTGGCGAGCTTCGTCGCGGCTGACGACCCGCCCGCCTACATCCACCAGCTCGCCAGCGAGCTGGACCAGGCCTTCGCGGCGCTGGCCGCGATGGCGAAGCCGGTGGCGGCCGCGGTGCAGGGAGCGGTTGCCGGCGCGGGCCTGGGGCTGCTGCTGAGCGCCGACGTCGCGGTCGCGGCCCCCGGCACGAAGTTCGTCTTCGCCTACCCCGGGATCGGCTTCACCCCCGACTGCGGCGTCTCCTGGCTCCTCCCCCGCGCGGTCGGCTCGCAGCGAGCCCTCGAGCTGGCCCTGACCGGCCGGGTGCTCGACGCCGCCACCGCCCAGGACTGGGGGCTGGTCGCGATGGTGGACGAGGACCCGCTGGGTCGGGCCTGCGTGCTGGCCAGCTCGTGGGCGAAGGGCCCTGCCGTCGCGCTCGGCCGGACCCGACAGCTGCTGCGCCAGGGCTGGGAGTCGGACCGCACCTCCACCGGCGCTCGCGAGGCCGACACGATCTCCGACGCCGTCCGCGGGGAGGAGGCGCAGCGGCTCATCGCCGCCTTCGTCGCAGGTCGCAGGTCCGGCTCTTGA